From a single Flavobacteriales bacterium genomic region:
- the guaA gene encoding glutamine-hydrolyzing GMP synthase, with amino-acid sequence MHDSILILDFGSQYTQLIARRVRELNVYCEIVPFNNIPDFGEEVRGVILSGSPSSVRDNKAPAPDLARIRGRLPLLGICYGAQWLAQSSGGEVTPSENREYGRANLTSLNDNSSLLKGMTVGSQVWMSHADTIRAVPDSFETLASTPDVAIAAFGIKGETTFGIQFHPEVTHSTEGLTLLRNFVVDVCGCKQDWTPESYIGETEKNLRKQLGSDKVVLGLSGGVDSTVAAGLLNRAIGENLYCIFVDNGLLRKNEFEDVLTQYKKMGLNVKGVDARDRFLHALKGISDPEQKRKIIGRVFIEVFDEEAHAIQDVKWLGQGTIYPDVIESVSVKGPSATIKSHHNVGGLPDYMKLKIVEPLRFLFKDEVRNVGKSLGLPEDRLGRHPFPGPGLAIRILGEVTPEKVSILQEVDHIFISGLVKHNLYNTTWQAGAIFLPVQSVGVMGDERTYENVVCLRAVTSVDGMTADWCHLPYEFLGKISNEIINKVKGVNRVVYDISSKPPATIEWE; translated from the coding sequence ATGCACGACAGTATTCTCATTTTAGATTTCGGATCGCAGTACACCCAGTTGATTGCCCGCAGGGTTCGGGAGTTGAATGTTTACTGCGAAATAGTTCCCTTTAACAACATTCCTGATTTCGGTGAAGAGGTGAGAGGAGTCATCCTTTCAGGTAGCCCGTCATCTGTTCGCGATAACAAAGCCCCCGCGCCGGACCTAGCCCGCATCAGGGGGCGCTTGCCTTTGTTGGGTATTTGTTACGGTGCACAATGGCTTGCCCAAAGTTCCGGAGGCGAAGTAACGCCTTCTGAGAACCGCGAATACGGAAGGGCAAACCTCACCTCCTTAAACGATAACAGTTCCCTGCTGAAGGGTATGACCGTTGGAAGCCAGGTGTGGATGTCACACGCGGATACCATCCGTGCCGTACCCGATTCATTCGAAACACTCGCAAGTACACCTGATGTGGCGATCGCAGCATTCGGCATCAAAGGCGAAACCACATTCGGTATCCAGTTTCATCCGGAAGTGACCCATTCCACCGAAGGCCTTACACTGCTACGCAATTTCGTGGTGGATGTGTGCGGTTGCAAACAAGACTGGACCCCCGAGTCTTATATAGGCGAAACCGAGAAGAACCTGAGAAAACAACTCGGGAGCGACAAGGTTGTGCTCGGACTTTCCGGAGGCGTTGACTCTACCGTCGCAGCCGGATTGCTTAATCGCGCCATTGGTGAAAACCTGTATTGCATTTTTGTAGACAACGGACTGCTGCGTAAAAATGAGTTTGAGGACGTGCTGACGCAGTACAAGAAAATGGGATTGAATGTGAAAGGTGTGGATGCACGCGATCGTTTTCTTCATGCGTTGAAAGGCATATCGGATCCCGAACAGAAACGCAAAATCATCGGAAGGGTATTCATTGAGGTGTTCGACGAAGAGGCGCACGCCATACAGGATGTGAAATGGCTGGGCCAGGGCACCATCTATCCCGACGTGATTGAATCCGTTTCGGTAAAGGGACCTTCGGCCACCATCAAGTCCCATCACAACGTTGGCGGGTTGCCCGATTACATGAAACTCAAGATTGTGGAACCCCTGCGCTTCCTCTTTAAGGATGAAGTTCGCAATGTGGGTAAAAGTCTCGGCTTACCGGAAGACCGCCTAGGTCGTCATCCTTTCCCGGGACCGGGTCTGGCCATTCGCATCCTGGGAGAAGTGACCCCGGAGAAAGTTTCCATCCTGCAGGAAGTGGATCACATTTTCATTTCAGGTTTGGTCAAACACAACTTGTATAATACCACCTGGCAGGCAGGAGCGATCTTTTTGCCCGTACAGTCGGTCGGAGTCATGGGAGACGAACGCACGTATGAAAACGTTGTATGTCTGAGGGCGGTCACCTCTGTGGATGGCATGACCGCCGACTGGTGTCACCTGCCCTATGAGTTCCTCGGAAAGATCTCCAATGAGATCATCAACAAAGTGAAAGGCGTGAACAGGGTGGTGTACGATATCAGTTCAAAACCACCGGCAACCATCGAATGGGAATAA
- a CDS encoding LysM peptidoglycan-binding domain-containing protein: MSRIFVTCGLLCVSAYTFGQQPEWHEGDTIQAYGKTAVVRKVEKGLTLYSLSKKHHVEIEEILDLNPRVRASGLQEDQLVLIPIPQKVTKAFPPKKEPEKPGKVEGYSYHEVAKGETMYSLAKQYDLTVDELTMENPIVQQQGLKAGMELRIPVHGKGGKEGDVPAIEPVVSSDAMNMESMDSIPMPPVDSGALKLKYTVSLLLPLYLDLNDSTEARMRREPPAGEMEDHVLPQSRLGLEFYQGVLMASDSVSNANGIGFNLKVYDTENDTNVVKKLVRQGALDSTDLVIGPMYENCWNTILPTARRKHVDVVSPFAIDDAWLAGMPHAAKLTTPAAVHVRTLGKLGAAKYSHHKFIVVYLDRDGDRELKDEFRHALYTSLPVYRDSSAVNYKEVNYSKEKIEGVRSQLSAKDTNVVVFLSKEYSLVSDLISKLNYSAVKTDGPDIILFGMPNWKGFDNIDVAYLQNLFVHIPSSYHVDYSNPAVTEFMVRFRDRFHTDPSNYAFLGYDVAMFFLERLATNGVHACTTWDQPVGHIFRGLQTGFQFTRKPGYGVENGYTHVYLVNDFELKDANVFKIHPPEPGTEKGKK; the protein is encoded by the coding sequence TTGTCCCGCATCTTTGTTACTTGCGGACTCCTGTGTGTAAGCGCATACACCTTTGGCCAACAGCCCGAATGGCATGAGGGAGATACCATCCAGGCGTACGGCAAAACCGCCGTAGTGCGAAAAGTGGAAAAGGGGCTCACGTTGTATTCGCTTTCCAAAAAACACCATGTTGAAATCGAGGAAATTCTGGATTTGAATCCCCGGGTTCGCGCAAGCGGGCTGCAGGAAGACCAGCTGGTTCTGATCCCGATTCCACAGAAGGTAACCAAGGCTTTCCCACCCAAGAAAGAACCTGAAAAACCCGGTAAGGTGGAAGGGTATAGCTACCACGAAGTGGCAAAAGGTGAAACCATGTATTCGTTGGCAAAGCAATACGACCTTACGGTTGACGAACTCACCATGGAAAACCCCATTGTGCAGCAACAAGGTCTGAAGGCCGGCATGGAACTTCGTATTCCCGTGCATGGAAAAGGAGGTAAGGAGGGAGATGTGCCGGCGATCGAACCTGTGGTTTCCAGCGACGCCATGAACATGGAAAGCATGGATTCTATTCCGATGCCTCCGGTAGACTCGGGAGCGTTGAAATTGAAATATACAGTGTCGCTGTTATTGCCGCTATACCTGGATTTGAACGACTCTACCGAGGCGCGTATGCGCCGTGAGCCGCCAGCAGGTGAAATGGAAGATCATGTGCTCCCCCAATCGAGGCTCGGATTGGAATTCTATCAAGGCGTGCTGATGGCCAGTGATTCGGTTTCAAATGCCAACGGCATCGGATTCAACCTGAAGGTGTACGACACGGAAAATGATACCAACGTGGTGAAAAAGTTGGTACGGCAAGGTGCCCTGGATAGCACCGACCTGGTGATCGGACCTATGTATGAGAATTGCTGGAACACAATTTTGCCGACTGCACGCCGCAAGCATGTGGATGTTGTGAGTCCGTTTGCCATCGATGATGCATGGTTGGCCGGAATGCCGCATGCAGCCAAATTAACGACTCCTGCAGCCGTGCATGTAAGGACACTCGGTAAACTCGGTGCCGCAAAGTACAGTCATCACAAATTCATCGTTGTGTACCTGGATCGGGACGGTGACCGGGAATTGAAGGATGAATTCCGGCATGCCCTCTACACTTCATTGCCTGTATACAGGGATTCGTCTGCGGTGAATTATAAGGAAGTGAATTACTCCAAAGAGAAAATTGAAGGCGTGAGGTCACAGCTATCTGCTAAGGATACCAATGTGGTGGTTTTTCTTAGCAAGGAATATTCACTGGTAAGCGATCTGATTTCCAAGTTGAACTACTCTGCGGTAAAAACAGATGGACCGGACATCATCCTTTTCGGTATGCCGAATTGGAAAGGATTCGACAACATCGATGTGGCCTACCTGCAGAATCTGTTCGTTCATATTCCATCCTCTTATCATGTGGATTATTCCAATCCTGCGGTGACGGAATTCATGGTAAGGTTCAGGGATCGATTCCATACCGATCCTTCCAACTATGCCTTCCTGGGTTATGATGTGGCGATGTTCTTCCTGGAACGCCTGGCCACCAACGGGGTTCATGCATGTACGACATGGGACCAGCCGGTAGGGCATATTTTTCGCGGATTGCAAACCGGCTTTCAGTTTACCCGCAAACCG